A single region of the Triticum dicoccoides isolate Atlit2015 ecotype Zavitan chromosome 2B, WEW_v2.0, whole genome shotgun sequence genome encodes:
- the LOC119364200 gene encoding uncharacterized protein LOC119364200, translating to MREKEGEEGERERKEYLEVRRPASACAGKVGRDRVVGCGSVVSDGAPWGAREEAWPSHGVGAAESRLALLHRRHYRLRRGLRDAAPGGSAAAPLAAGAQPAGRGQAGALHRVQRHRHKKCSGCKCMHIVDEPGRRLGPAMALVLQTPRRVASHCSSLLVTPPHVNLKPKVPTKVVCAEHLELQNEILTLLNIQSLGLDLHYRWLQSQALRVCL from the exons atgagagagaaggaaggagaggagggagaaagagagaggaaagagTACCTGGAGGTGCGTCGACCGGCGTCGGCATGTGCTGGCAAGGTTGGGCGGGACCGGGTGGTTGGCTGCGGCTCCGTGGTTTCAGATGGGGCACCGTGGGGAGCCAGGGAGGAAGCTTGGCCCAGCCATGGCGTTGGTGCTGCGGAGAGCCGCCTCGCGCTACTTCATCGTCGACACTACAGGCTTCGCCGCGGCCTACGCGATGCCGCCCCAGGGGGATCAGCAGCAGCCCCCCTCGCTGCAGGGGCCCAGCCAGCAGGTCGGGGCCAAGCTGGGGCCCTGCATCGAGTGCAGCGCCACCGGCACAAGAAGTGCTCTGGGTGCAAGTGCATGCATATTG TTGATGAGCCAGGGAGGCGGCTTGGCCCAGCCATGGCGCTGGTGCTGCAGACTCCCCGCCGCGTGGCGTCTCACTGCTCGTCCCTTCTGGTCACACCTCCCCAT GTAAATTTGAAGCCTAAGGTGCCAACAAAGGTAGTTTGTGCTGAACATCTTGAGTTACAGAACGAGATACTCACACTGCTTAACATACAGAG TTTAGGTTTGGACTTGCACTATAGGTGGTTGCAATCTCAGGCTTTGCGTGTCTGTCTATGA